Proteins co-encoded in one Pelobates fuscus isolate aPelFus1 chromosome 5, aPelFus1.pri, whole genome shotgun sequence genomic window:
- the LOC134611846 gene encoding myosin-1B-like: MGDGEMAAFGEAAQFLRKSDKERIEAQNRPFDAKTSYFVIDPKQMYVKGIIQSREGGKVTVKKEDNTTATVKDDEVFPMNPPKYDKIEDMAMMTHLNEPSVLYNLKERYAAWMIYTYSGLFCATVNPYKWLPVYNPEVVNAYRGKKRQEAPPHIFSISDNAYQFMLTDRENQSVLITGESGAGKTVNTKRVIQYFATIAATGDKKQKEAEKSKGTLEDQIIQANPLLEAFGNAKTVRNDNSSRFGKFIRIHFGATGKLSSADIETYLLEKSRVTFQLSAERSYHIFYQVMSNKKPELIDQLLITTNPYDFPLVSQGEITVASIDDQEELMATDEAIDILGFNSDEKMGIYKLTGAVMHHGNMKFKQKQREEQAEPDGTEVADKISYLMGLNSADLLKALCYPRVKVGNEFVTKGQTVQQVNNSVGALSKSVYEKMFLWMVIRINQQLDTKQPRQHYIGVLDIAGFEIFDFNSLEQLCINFTNEKLQQFFNHHMFVLEQEEYKKEGIEWEFIDFGMDLAACIELIEKPMGIFSILEEECMFPKATDTSFTNKLYDQHLGKSNNFQKPKPGKGKADAHFSLVHYAGTVDYNISGWLDKNKDPLNETVIGLYIKSSVKLLSLLYSSFAADQETGGKKGGKKKGSSFQTVSALFRENLNKLMTNLRSTHPHFVRCLIPNETKTPGVMDHYLVMHQLRCNGVLEGIRICRKGFPSRIQYADFKQRYKVLNASAIPDGQFIDSKKASEKLLGSIDVDHTQYRFGHTKVFFKAGLLGTLEEMRDDKLAQLITRTQAMCRGYLMRVEFKRMMERRESVFCIQYNVRSFMNVKHWPWMKLYFKIKPLLKSAESEKEMANMKEEFEKTKEALQKSEAKRKELEEKMVGILQEKNDLQLQVASESEAVSDAEERCEGLIKAKIQLEAKVKEINERLEDEEESNAELTAKKRKLEDECSELKKDIDDLELTLAKVEKEKHATENKVKNLTEEMAVLDESIAKLTKEKKALQEAHQQTLDDLQAEEDKVNTLTKAKTKLEQQVDDLEGSLEQEKKLRMDLERSKRKLEGDLKLAQESTMDLENDRQQLDEKVKKKDFEISQLQSKIEDEQALGAQLQKKIKELQARIEELEEEIEAERAARAKAEKQRADLSRELEEISERLEEAGGATSVQIELNKKREAEFQKMRRDLEEATLQHEATASALRKKHADSVAELGEQIDNLQRVKQKLEKEKSELKMEIDDLASNMDSVSKAKANLEKISRTLEDQYSEVKAKEEEHLRVINDINAHKARLQTENGEFSRQLEEKESLVSQLSRGKQAFTQQIEELKRHLEEETKAKNALAHALQSARHDCDLLREQFEEEQEAKGELQRALSKANGEVAQWRTKYETDAIQRTEELEEAKKKLAQRLQEAEEQIEAVNSKCASLEKTKQRLQGEVEDLMVDVERSNSACAALDKKQRNFDKVLSEWKQKYEEAQAELEASQKESRSLSTEVFKMKNSYEEALDHLETLKRENKNLQQEISDLTEQLAESGKTIHELEKSKKQTEQEKSDLQSALEEAEGSLEHEEAKILRVQLELNQVKAEVDRKVAEKDEEIEQLKRNSQRALESLQSSLDAEVRSRNDALRLKKKMEGDLNEMEIQLSHANRQAAEAQKQLRNVQGQLKDVQLHLDDAVRGNDDLKEQLAIVERRNNLMTAEIEEMRSALEQTERGRKVAEQELLDVTERVQLLHTQNTSLINTKKKIESDVSQLQSEVEESVQEARNADEKAKKAITDAAMMAEELKKEQDTSAHLERMKKNLEQTVKDLQHRLDEAEQLALKGGKKQLQKLESRIRELENELDAEQKRGSDAIKGVRKYERRVKELTYQSEEDKKNVFRLQDLVDKLQLKVKAYKRQAEELEEQTNVHLSRFRKTQHELEEAEERADIAESQVNKLRAKSRDVGKKVEE; the protein is encoded by the exons ATGGGTGACGGTGAGATGGCTGCATTTGGGGAGGCAGCCCAATTCCTCCGAAAATCAGACAAGGAGAGGATTGAGGCACAGAACCGACCGTTTGATGCCAAAACATCATACTTCGTGATAGACCCGAAGCAGATGTACGTGAAGGGCATCATTCAAAGCAGAGAAGGTGGCAAAGTCACTGTGAAGAAAGAAGACAACACG ACTGCAACGGTGAAGGATGATGAAGTCTTTCCCATGAACCCACCCAAGTACGATAAGATTGAAGACATGGCCATGATGACCCACTTGAATGAACCCTCCGTCCTGTATAACCTCAAAGAGCGTTACGCAGCCTGGATGATCTAC ACCTATTCCGGCCTGTTCTGTGCTACAGTCAACCCCTACAAATGGCTGCCTGTGTACAACCCCGAGGTGGTCAATGCTTACAGAGGCAAAAAGCGTCAGGAAGCCCCACCTCACATCTTCTCCATCTCTGATAACGCCTATCAGTTCATGTTAACTG atcGGGAAAATCAGTCTGTCCTAATTAC CGGAGAATCTGGTGCTGGGAAGACTGTGAACACGAAACGCGTCATCCAGTACTTTGCAACAATTGCAGCTACTGGAGACAAGAAGCAAAAGGAGGCGGAGAAGAGCAAG GGCACTCTGGAAGATCAAATCATCCAGGCTAACCCTCTGCTGGAAGCCTTTGGCAATGCCAAGACCGTGAGGAATGACAACTCATCCCGCTTC GGTAAATTCATCAGAATTCACTTTGGTGCAACAGGAAAACTATCCTCTGCAGACATTGAAACAT ATcttctggaaaaatccagagtcACATTCCAGTTGTCAGCTGAGAGGAGCTACCACATCTTCTACCAAGTCATGTCCAACAAGAAACCAGAGttgattg ACCAGCTGCTGATTACAACCAACCCATATGACTTCCCACTTGTCAGCCAAGGTGAAATCACAGTGGCCAGCATTGATGACCAAGAGGAACTGATGGCCACTGAT GAAGCCATTGACATCCTGGGTTTCAATTCTGATGAGAAAATGGGAATCTACAAACTGACGGGAGCAGTCATGCACCATGGCAACatgaaattcaagcagaaacaaaGAGAGGAGCAGGCTGAGCCAGATGGCACAGAAG TGGCTGACAAAATTTCCTACCTTATGGGTCTCAACTCTGCCGATCTACTTAAGGCCTTGTGCTACCCAAGAGTCAAAGTTGGGAATGAATTTGTGACCAAAGGTCAAACTGTGCAACAG GTTAACAACTCAGTGGGTGCCCTGAGTAAGTCAGTCTATGAAAAGATGTTCTTGTGGATGGTCATCCGTATTAACCAACAGTTGGACACCAAACAGCCAAGACAGCACTACATTGGTGTCTTGGACATTGCCGGCTTTGAAATCTTTGAT TTCAACAGTTTGGAGCAGTTGTGTATCAACTTCACCAATGAGAAACTGCAACAGTTCTTCAATCACCACATGTTCGTCTTAGAACAAGAGGAATACAAGAAGGAAGGGATTGAGTGGGAGTTCATTGACTTCGGCATGGACTTGGCAGCCTGCATTGAGCTTATAGAGAAG CCAATGGGCATCTTCTCCATCCTTGAAGAGGAGTGCATGTTCCCCAAGGCAACGGACACTTCATTCACCAATAAACTGTATGATCAGCATCTTGGCAAGTCCAACAACTTCCAGAAACCAAAACCTGGTAAAGGCAAAGCCGATGCTCATTTCTCCCTTGTCCACTATGCTGGAACAGTGGATTACAACATCAGTGGCTGGCTGGACAAGAACAAGGACCCACTGAATGAAACAGTCATTGGGCTGTACATTAAGTCTTCTGTGAAGCTGCTCTCATTACTGTACTCCTCTTTTGCTGCAGACCAAG AAACTGGTGgcaagaaggggggtaagaagaagggctCTTCTTTCCAGACTGTGTCTGCTCTTTTTAGG GAGAATCTGAACAAACTGATGACCAACCTGAGAAGCACTCATCCCCACTTTGTACGTTGTCTGATCCCCAATGAGACAAAAACTCCAG GTGTGATGGACCACTACCTGGTTATGCATCAGCTCAGGTGTAATGGTGTCCTGGAGGGAATCAGAATTTGCAGGAAAGGATTCCCAAGCAGAATCCAATATGCTGACTTCAAACAACG TTACAAGGTCCTCAATGCCAGTGCTATCCCAGATGGTCAGTTTATTGACAGCAAGAAAGCTTCAGAGAAACTTCTTGGATCCATTGATGTTGACCATACTCAGTACAGATTTGGTCACACCAAG GTGTTCTTCAAAGCTGGTCTCTTGGGTACCCTTGAAGAGATGCGAGATGACAAATTAGCTCAGCTGATCACTCGTACGCAGGCTATGTGCAGAGGATACCTCATGAGAGTAGAGTTTAAGAGGATGATGGAGAGGAG GGAATCTGTCTTCTGTATCCAGTACAATGTCCGCTCATTCATGAACGTCAAACATTGGCCATGGATGAAGCTGTACTTCAAGATCAAGCCTCTTCTGAAGAGTGCAGAATCTGAGAAGGAAATGGCCAACATGAAGGAAGAGTTTGAGAAGACAAAGGAGGCTCTTCAGAAGTCAGAAGCCAAGAGAAAGGAACTAGAAGAGAAAATGGTCGGCATCCTCCAGGAAAAGAATGACCTACAACTCCAAGTTGCATCT GAATCAGAAGCGGTGTCAGATGCAGAAGAAAGATGTGAGGGACTCATTAAAGCCAAGATTCAACTGGAAGCAAAGGTCAAGGAAATTAATGAAAGGCTGGAAGATGAGGAGGAATCTAATGCTGAGCTAACAGCCAAGAAGAGGAAACTGGAAGATGAATGTTCCGAACTGAAGAAAGATATCGATGACCTTGAGCTAACATTGGCCAAGGTTGAAAAGGAGAAACATGCAACAGAAAACAAA GTGAAAAACCTTACAGAAGAAATGGCTGTTCTGGATGAGAGCATTGCTAAGCTAACTAAGGAGAAGAAAGCCCTTCAGGAAGCCCACCAGCAGACTCTGGATGACTTGCAAGCTGAAGAAGACAAAGTCAACACTCTCACCAAAGCCAAAACCAAGCTGGAACAACAAGTAGATGAT CTTGAGGGCTCGCTGGAGCAAGAGAAGAAGCTCCGCATGGATTTGGAGAGATCCAAGAGAAAGCTGGAGGGAGATCTGAAATTGGCGCAGGAATCTACCATGGATTTAGAAAATGACAGGCAGCAGCTAGATGAAAAAGTTAAAAA GAAGGATTTTGAAATCAGCCAACTGCAAAGCAAGATTGAAGATGAACAGGCTCTGGGTGCTCAGCTGCAGAAGAAAATTAAAGAGCTACAG GCCCGTATTGAAGAGCTGGAAGAGGAAATTGAAGCAGAACGTGCAGCTAGAGCTAAAGCTGAGAAGCAACGTGCTGACTTATCCAGAGAACTTGAAGAGATCAGTGAGCGTCTGGAAGAAGCTGGTGGAGCAACCTCAGTTCAGATTGAGCTGAACAAGAAGCGTGAAGCAGAATTCCAGAAGATGAGACGCGACCTAGAAGAAGCCACTCTGCAGCATGAGGCCACAGCCTCCGCCCTCCGTAAGAAGCACGCCGATAGTGTTGCAGAACTTGGGGAACAAATTGATAACCTTCAACGTGTTAAACAGAAACTGGAAAAGGAAAAGAGTGAGCTGAAGATGGAGATAGATGATTTGGCCAGTAACATGGACTCTGTCTCCAAAGCCAAG GCAAATCTTGAGAAAATATCCAGGACATTAGAGGACCAATATAGTGAAGTGAAGGCTAAAGAGGAGGAGCACCTTCGAGTAATTAATGACATCAATGCTCATAAAGCCCGTCTTCAAACAGAAAACG GGGAATTCTCTCGTCAGTTGGAAGAAAAAGAATCTTTAGTTTCTCAGCTCTCCAGAGGCAAACAGGCTTTCACCCAACAAATAGAAGAACTGAAACGCCATCTAGAGGAAGAGACAAAG GCCAAAAATGCCCTCGCTCATGCATTGCAATCAGCCCGACATGACTGTGACCTTCTCAGAGAACAATTTGAAGAGGAACAAGAAGCCAAGGGTGAGCTGCAAAGAGCTCTGTCCAAAGCCAACGGGGAAGTTGCCCAATGGAGGACAAAATACGAGACTGATGCAATTCAGCGCACAGAAGAATTGGAGGAAGCCAA GAAGAAGCTTGCCCAGCGTCTCCAGGAAGCTGAGGAGCAAATTGAGGCTGTTAACTCGAAGTGTGCATCTCTGGAAAAGACCAAACAGAGACTCCAAGGAGAGGTGGAAGACCTCATGGTTGACGTAGAGCGCTCCAACTCCGCCTGTGCAGCTCTTGATAAGAAGCAGAGGAACTTTGacaag GTTTTGTCTGAATGGAAGCAGAAGTATGAAGAAGCTCAGGCAGAACTGGAAGCCTCTCAGAAGGAGTCCAGGTCTCTAAGCACAGAGGTCTTCAAGATGAAGAATTCCTATGAGGAGGCTCTGGACCATCTTGAGACTCTCAAGAGAGAGAACAAGAACCTTCAAC aggagatctctgatctaaCAGAACAACTTGCAGAGTCTGGAAAGACGATCCATGAATTAGAAAAATCCAAAAAGCAAACTGAACAGGAGAAATCTGACCTACAATCAGCCCTGGAAGAAGCAGAG ggaTCTCTGGAGCATGAGGAGGCAAAAATACTTCGTGTCCAACTTGAGTTAAATCAAGTAAAGGCTGAGGTGGATAGAAAGGTTGCAGAAAAGGATGAAGAGATTGAACAGCTGAAGAGGAACAGCCAGAGAGCTCTAGAGTCTTTGCAGAGCTCCCTGGATGCAGAGGTCAGAAGTAGGAATGATGCTCTCCGACTCAAGAAAAAGATGGAAGGAGATCTTAATGAGATGGAGATTCAGCTAAGCCATGCCAACCGCCAGGCTGCAGAAGCACAGAAACAACTCAGGAATGTACAGGGGCAACTTAAG GATGTCCAACTGCATCTTGATGATGCTGTTAGAGGAAATGATGATTTGAAGGAACAGTTGGCTATTGTTGAAAGACGCAACAACCTCATGACTGCTGAAATTGAAGAAATGAGGTCTGCACTGGAACAGACTGAGCGTGGACGCAAAGTGGCAGAACAAGAACTTCTTGATGTCACAGAACGTGTTCAGCTGCTCCACACTCAG AACACCAGTCTGATCAACACCAAAAAGAAGATCGAGTCTGACGTGTCTCAACTTCAAAGTGAAGTAGAAGAGTCTGTCCAAGAGGCCAGGAATGCAGATGAAAAAGCTAAGAAAGCCATCACAGAT GCTGCCATGATGGCAGAGGAATTAAAGAAGGAACAAGACACCAGTGCTCACCTTGAGAGGATGAAGAAGAACCTGGAGCAGACAGTTAAGGATCTTCAGCATCGTCTGGATGAGGCCGAGCAGCTGGCACTTAAAGGAGGAAAGAAACAACTCCAGAAGTTGGAGAGCAGG ATTCGTGAACTTGAAAATGAGCTTGATGCTGAACAGAAGAGAGGCTCTGATGCCATCAAAGGTGTACGAAAGTATGAGAGAAGAGTGAAGGAATTGACCTACCAG TCTGAAGAGGACAAGAAGAATGTCTTCAGGTTGCAGGACCTGGTAGACAAACTGCAACTGAAGGTGAAAGCTTACAAGAGACAAGCAGAAGAATTA GAGGAACAAACAAACGTACATTTGTCCAGATTCAGGAAGACCCAACATGAATTGGAAGAAGCTGAAGAACGGGCTGATATTGCTGAATCTCAGGTCAACAAGCTACGAGCCAAGAGTCGCGATGTTGGCAAG AAAGTAGAAGAGTGA